In one Bombyx mori chromosome 4, ASM3026992v2 genomic region, the following are encoded:
- the LOC101744906 gene encoding LIM/homeobox protein Lhx3 isoform X4, which yields MLGAMMYPGTEDPTLEDMRVPPIQLEHLPEVFLSSIPKCGGCHEMIVDRYVLKVSDRTWHAGCLRCVECRALLTGKCFARNNQLYCTEDFFKRFGTKCSGCGQGIPPTQVVRRAQSHVYHLRCFACAACARTLNTGDEFYLMEDGKLVCKPDYEAARAKGGDGSLDGDAASKRPRTTITAKQLETLKSAYSSSPKPARHVREQLAHDTGLDMRVVQVWFQNRRAKEKRLKKDAGRTRWSQYFRSMKSGGGSPRHDRLLDKDELKIDLDSFSHHDLSNDSYSTVALGAEEGSPAGGGGAGAASARFSATPPYLRGHSPPHPHYHYPPDHLVYTNIGQAMSGAGIGTGAGGASDLSSSSSPAAGGYPDFPPSPDSWLGEAHHYSPRGFP from the exons CCAGTATTCCAAAATGTGGCGGTTGTCACGAGATGATAGTGGATCGGTACGTGTTAAAGGTGTCGGACCGGACGTGGCACGCCGGCTGCTTGCGCTGTGTCGAATGCCGCGCGTTGTTAACTGGAAAGTGCTTTGCGAGGAACAATCAGTTGTACTGCACCGAGGACTTCTTCAA GCGTTTCGGAACCAAATGCAGTGGTTGCGGGCAGGGCATACCGCCGACTCAGGTCGTACGTCGCGCGCAATCTCACGTCTACCACCTGAGGTGTTTCGCCTGTGCCGCCTGCGCACGTACCCTGAACACAGGAGACGAGTTCTACCTTATGGAGGACGGAAAGCTTGTCTGTAAACCGGATTACGAAGCTGCCAGAGCTAAAG GTGGGGATGGCTCGCTCGACGGTGACGCGGCAAGCAAGAGGCCCAGGACTACGATTACGGCCAAACAATTGGAGACTCTGAAAAGTGCATACAGCAGTAGTCCGAAACCAGCGAGACACGTGCGGGAGCAGCTCGCACACGACACGGGTCTGGACATGCGGGTCGTACAAGTTTGGTTCCAGAACAG AAGAGCAAAAGAAAAGCGTTTGAAGAAAGACGCCGGTCGCACGAGATGGTCCCAATACTTCAGGTCGATGAAAAGCGGAGGTGGGTCACCGAGACACGATCGACTACTAGACAAGGACGAACTAAAGATTGATTTGGATTCGTTCAGTCATCACg ATTTGAGTAACGATAGCTACAGTACAGTAGCGCTCGGTGCTGAAGAAGGGTCCCCAGCCGGTGGCGGCGGGGCAGGCGCGGCGAGTGCTCGCTTCTCTGCGACGCCGCCATATTTACGAGGGCATTCTCCACCGCATCCCCACTACCATTACCCACCAGATCACCTCGTTTATACCAACATCG GTCAAGCAATGAGCGGTGCAGGCATCGGAACGGGTGCGGGTGGTGCTTCTGATCTGAGTAGTTCGTCTTCACCGGCGGCGGGTGGGTATCCGGACTTCCCGCCGTCACCGGACTCGTGGCTGGGCGAGGCACACCACTATTCCCCGCGTGGCTTCCCCTAA
- the LOC101744906 gene encoding LIM/homeobox protein Lhx3 isoform X3 encodes MLGAMMYPGTEDPTLEDMRVPPIQLEHLPEVFLSSIPKCGGCHEMIVDRYVLKVSDRTWHAGCLRCVECRALLTGKCFARNNQLYCTEDFFKRFGTKCSGCGQGIPPTQVVRRAQSHVYHLRCFACAACARTLNTGDEFYLMEDGKLVCKPDYEAARAKDIPNAGGDGSLDGDAASKRPRTTITAKQLETLKSAYSSSPKPARHVREQLAHDTGLDMRVVQVWFQNRRAKEKRLKKDAGRTRWSQYFRSMKSGGGSPRHDRLLDKDELKIDLDSFSHHDLSNDSYSTVALGAEEGSPAGGGGAGAASARFSATPPYLRGHSPPHPHYHYPPDHLVYTNIGQAMSGAGIGTGAGGASDLSSSSSPAAGGYPDFPPSPDSWLGEAHHYSPRGFP; translated from the exons CCAGTATTCCAAAATGTGGCGGTTGTCACGAGATGATAGTGGATCGGTACGTGTTAAAGGTGTCGGACCGGACGTGGCACGCCGGCTGCTTGCGCTGTGTCGAATGCCGCGCGTTGTTAACTGGAAAGTGCTTTGCGAGGAACAATCAGTTGTACTGCACCGAGGACTTCTTCAA GCGTTTCGGAACCAAATGCAGTGGTTGCGGGCAGGGCATACCGCCGACTCAGGTCGTACGTCGCGCGCAATCTCACGTCTACCACCTGAGGTGTTTCGCCTGTGCCGCCTGCGCACGTACCCTGAACACAGGAGACGAGTTCTACCTTATGGAGGACGGAAAGCTTGTCTGTAAACCGGATTACGAAGCTGCCAGAGCTAAAG ATATACCAAACGCAGGTGGGGATGGCTCGCTCGACGGTGACGCGGCAAGCAAGAGGCCCAGGACTACGATTACGGCCAAACAATTGGAGACTCTGAAAAGTGCATACAGCAGTAGTCCGAAACCAGCGAGACACGTGCGGGAGCAGCTCGCACACGACACGGGTCTGGACATGCGGGTCGTACAAGTTTGGTTCCAGAACAG AAGAGCAAAAGAAAAGCGTTTGAAGAAAGACGCCGGTCGCACGAGATGGTCCCAATACTTCAGGTCGATGAAAAGCGGAGGTGGGTCACCGAGACACGATCGACTACTAGACAAGGACGAACTAAAGATTGATTTGGATTCGTTCAGTCATCACg ATTTGAGTAACGATAGCTACAGTACAGTAGCGCTCGGTGCTGAAGAAGGGTCCCCAGCCGGTGGCGGCGGGGCAGGCGCGGCGAGTGCTCGCTTCTCTGCGACGCCGCCATATTTACGAGGGCATTCTCCACCGCATCCCCACTACCATTACCCACCAGATCACCTCGTTTATACCAACATCG GTCAAGCAATGAGCGGTGCAGGCATCGGAACGGGTGCGGGTGGTGCTTCTGATCTGAGTAGTTCGTCTTCACCGGCGGCGGGTGGGTATCCGGACTTCCCGCCGTCACCGGACTCGTGGCTGGGCGAGGCACACCACTATTCCCCGCGTGGCTTCCCCTAA
- the LOC101744906 gene encoding LIM/homeobox protein Lhx3 isoform X6 has protein sequence MWIVMKSTLKKTSIPKCGGCHEMIVDRYVLKVSDRTWHAGCLRCVECRALLTGKCFARNNQLYCTEDFFKRFGTKCSGCGQGIPPTQVVRRAQSHVYHLRCFACAACARTLNTGDEFYLMEDGKLVCKPDYEAARAKGGDGSLDGDAASKRPRTTITAKQLETLKSAYSSSPKPARHVREQLAHDTGLDMRVVQVWFQNRRAKEKRLKKDAGRTRWSQYFRSMKSGGGSPRHDRLLDKDELKIDLDSFSHHDLSNDSYSTVALGAEEGSPAGGGGAGAASARFSATPPYLRGHSPPHPHYHYPPDHLVYTNIGQAMSGAGIGTGAGGASDLSSSSSPAAGGYPDFPPSPDSWLGEAHHYSPRGFP, from the exons CCAGTATTCCAAAATGTGGCGGTTGTCACGAGATGATAGTGGATCGGTACGTGTTAAAGGTGTCGGACCGGACGTGGCACGCCGGCTGCTTGCGCTGTGTCGAATGCCGCGCGTTGTTAACTGGAAAGTGCTTTGCGAGGAACAATCAGTTGTACTGCACCGAGGACTTCTTCAA GCGTTTCGGAACCAAATGCAGTGGTTGCGGGCAGGGCATACCGCCGACTCAGGTCGTACGTCGCGCGCAATCTCACGTCTACCACCTGAGGTGTTTCGCCTGTGCCGCCTGCGCACGTACCCTGAACACAGGAGACGAGTTCTACCTTATGGAGGACGGAAAGCTTGTCTGTAAACCGGATTACGAAGCTGCCAGAGCTAAAG GTGGGGATGGCTCGCTCGACGGTGACGCGGCAAGCAAGAGGCCCAGGACTACGATTACGGCCAAACAATTGGAGACTCTGAAAAGTGCATACAGCAGTAGTCCGAAACCAGCGAGACACGTGCGGGAGCAGCTCGCACACGACACGGGTCTGGACATGCGGGTCGTACAAGTTTGGTTCCAGAACAG AAGAGCAAAAGAAAAGCGTTTGAAGAAAGACGCCGGTCGCACGAGATGGTCCCAATACTTCAGGTCGATGAAAAGCGGAGGTGGGTCACCGAGACACGATCGACTACTAGACAAGGACGAACTAAAGATTGATTTGGATTCGTTCAGTCATCACg ATTTGAGTAACGATAGCTACAGTACAGTAGCGCTCGGTGCTGAAGAAGGGTCCCCAGCCGGTGGCGGCGGGGCAGGCGCGGCGAGTGCTCGCTTCTCTGCGACGCCGCCATATTTACGAGGGCATTCTCCACCGCATCCCCACTACCATTACCCACCAGATCACCTCGTTTATACCAACATCG GTCAAGCAATGAGCGGTGCAGGCATCGGAACGGGTGCGGGTGGTGCTTCTGATCTGAGTAGTTCGTCTTCACCGGCGGCGGGTGGGTATCCGGACTTCCCGCCGTCACCGGACTCGTGGCTGGGCGAGGCACACCACTATTCCCCGCGTGGCTTCCCCTAA
- the LOC101744906 gene encoding LIM/homeobox protein Lhx3 isoform X5 codes for MWIVMKSTLKKTSIPKCGGCHEMIVDRYVLKVSDRTWHAGCLRCVECRALLTGKCFARNNQLYCTEDFFKRFGTKCSGCGQGIPPTQVVRRAQSHVYHLRCFACAACARTLNTGDEFYLMEDGKLVCKPDYEAARAKDIPNAGGDGSLDGDAASKRPRTTITAKQLETLKSAYSSSPKPARHVREQLAHDTGLDMRVVQVWFQNRRAKEKRLKKDAGRTRWSQYFRSMKSGGGSPRHDRLLDKDELKIDLDSFSHHDLSNDSYSTVALGAEEGSPAGGGGAGAASARFSATPPYLRGHSPPHPHYHYPPDHLVYTNIGQAMSGAGIGTGAGGASDLSSSSSPAAGGYPDFPPSPDSWLGEAHHYSPRGFP; via the exons CCAGTATTCCAAAATGTGGCGGTTGTCACGAGATGATAGTGGATCGGTACGTGTTAAAGGTGTCGGACCGGACGTGGCACGCCGGCTGCTTGCGCTGTGTCGAATGCCGCGCGTTGTTAACTGGAAAGTGCTTTGCGAGGAACAATCAGTTGTACTGCACCGAGGACTTCTTCAA GCGTTTCGGAACCAAATGCAGTGGTTGCGGGCAGGGCATACCGCCGACTCAGGTCGTACGTCGCGCGCAATCTCACGTCTACCACCTGAGGTGTTTCGCCTGTGCCGCCTGCGCACGTACCCTGAACACAGGAGACGAGTTCTACCTTATGGAGGACGGAAAGCTTGTCTGTAAACCGGATTACGAAGCTGCCAGAGCTAAAG ATATACCAAACGCAGGTGGGGATGGCTCGCTCGACGGTGACGCGGCAAGCAAGAGGCCCAGGACTACGATTACGGCCAAACAATTGGAGACTCTGAAAAGTGCATACAGCAGTAGTCCGAAACCAGCGAGACACGTGCGGGAGCAGCTCGCACACGACACGGGTCTGGACATGCGGGTCGTACAAGTTTGGTTCCAGAACAG AAGAGCAAAAGAAAAGCGTTTGAAGAAAGACGCCGGTCGCACGAGATGGTCCCAATACTTCAGGTCGATGAAAAGCGGAGGTGGGTCACCGAGACACGATCGACTACTAGACAAGGACGAACTAAAGATTGATTTGGATTCGTTCAGTCATCACg ATTTGAGTAACGATAGCTACAGTACAGTAGCGCTCGGTGCTGAAGAAGGGTCCCCAGCCGGTGGCGGCGGGGCAGGCGCGGCGAGTGCTCGCTTCTCTGCGACGCCGCCATATTTACGAGGGCATTCTCCACCGCATCCCCACTACCATTACCCACCAGATCACCTCGTTTATACCAACATCG GTCAAGCAATGAGCGGTGCAGGCATCGGAACGGGTGCGGGTGGTGCTTCTGATCTGAGTAGTTCGTCTTCACCGGCGGCGGGTGGGTATCCGGACTTCCCGCCGTCACCGGACTCGTGGCTGGGCGAGGCACACCACTATTCCCCGCGTGGCTTCCCCTAA